GCCGCGCGCCCGCCGTACCCCGTGATGCTGGCCATCGACGTGACGGGGAACGGCTTCAGCCACGTCGTCCCCGGCGGCGGCGCGGCGGCGGCAGCACTCCGGTTCCGGCTCCTTGCCCGAGTCGGTGTGCCGCCGTCCGACGCCGTCGGCGCGGCGGCGGCAGCACTCCGGTTCCGGCTCCTTGCCCGAGTCGGTGTGCCGCCGTCCGACGCCGTCGGCGCGGCGGCCCTGGAGTCGGCGATCTCCGTCCTGTGGCTGGCCGCGGCCCTCGTGATCGGCCTGGTCGCCGCAGTCCCGGCTCCGGAGACGCACCCCTTCCTCAAGACGGCGCTGGTGCTGGCCGTGGTGTCCATGACGACGTTCGGCGGCCTGGTCGCGGTGCTGGCCGTGCGTCCGGACCTGGTGGTGACGGTCACCGCGGCCATCGCCGACCGCCTGCCGCTGGTGCAGCAGGCCGGGCTCGAACGGCTGGTGCGGGCCGTGCTGCTCCAGGTGCGGCTGGTCGTGGGCAACCGCTCCCGCAGGACCCGGGCCGTGCTGTGGGGCCTGGGGAACTGGACCTGTGACGCCCTCGCCCTGTACCTGTGCGTGTGGGC
The genomic region above belongs to Nocardioides sp. QY071 and contains:
- a CDS encoding YbhN family protein; protein product: MPRLLVETRRSWSSAGAAVEVLLVLALVAELASSGCFSALSRVLLPSAARPPYPVMLAIDVTGNGFSHVVPGGGAAAAALRFRLLARVGVPPSDAVGAAAAALRFRLLARVGVPPSDAVGAAALESAISVLWLAAALVIGLVAAVPAPETHPFLKTALVLAVVSMTTFGGLVAVLAVRPDLVVTVTAAIADRLPLVQQAGLERLVRAVLLQVRLVVGNRSRRTRAVLWGLGNWTCDALALYLCVWAFGDPPSVGALLTTYALVSLIALLPLTPGGLGLVEGVAVPVLLSFGTGQEAALLGVLAWRLFAFWLPIPLAGGAYLWLRRGTAGAPAGGPS